Proteins encoded in a region of the Arvicanthis niloticus isolate mArvNil1 chromosome 16, mArvNil1.pat.X, whole genome shotgun sequence genome:
- the Spata4 gene encoding spermatogenesis-associated protein 4 has translation MAAAGQTEESLPQPAESSKTTLPTPPAVPAGKKPKKCLVYPHPPRSSRLSRSVLRWLQGLDLSFFPRNVTRDFSNGYLVAEIFCIYYPWDLRLSSFENGTSLKVKLDNWAQIEKFLAKKKFKLPKELIHGTIHCKAGVPEILIQEIYTLLTHKEIRSVQEDYANFTDYSYQMRLPLVPRTTVSKSIKNNIRLSELLSNPNMLSNELKIEFLILLQMLQRKLSRKLNPGWFDVKPTVGEITIDHLPAHSYKRRYKSKVSKDKAVSSLPKSGNDGNPRKEIHVKQSGKPCENVAKSMTNVEETVKDTKEVALKK, from the exons ATGGCTGCCGCCGGCCAGACAGAAGAGTCTTTACCACAGCCGGCAGAATCATCCAAGACAACCTTACCTACACCACCAGCAGTTCCTGCCGGAAAGAAGCCTAAGAAATGTCTGGTGTATCCACATCCTCCGAGGAGCTCCCGCCTGAGTCGTTCTGTCCTGCGCTGGCTCCAGGGCTTGGATCTCAGCTTCTTCCCCAGGAATGTCACCAG GGATTTTTCAAATGGCTACCTAGTTGCAGagatattctgtatatattaCCCCTGGGACCTTCGATTATCATCCTTTGAAAATGGTACCTCCTTAAAAGTCAAGTTGGATAACTGGGCACAAATAGAGAAG TTTCTTgcgaaaaaaaaatttaaacttcctAAAGAACTAATCCATGGAACGATTCACTGTAAGGCTGGGGTGCCTGAAATACTGATTCAGGAGATTTACACTTTATTAACACATAAAGA AATTAGAAGTGTCCAGGAAGATTACGCTAATTTCACAGACTATAGTTACCAAATGCGTTTGCCCCTGGTTCCCAGGACTACAGTATCCAAgtctattaaaaataacattaggTTATCGGAACTACTAAGCAATCCTAATATGCTCAGCAATGAACTCAAGATAGAATTCCTCATCCTTTTGCAAATGCTGCAGAGAAAATTAAGCAGAAAATTGAATCCAG GGTGGTTTGATGTCAAACCGACAGTGGGAGAAATCACAATCGACCATCTTCCTGCCCATAGCTATAAGCGCAGATACAAGTCAAAAGTTTCAAAGGATAAAGCTGTATCTTCTTTAC CAAAATCAGGCAATGATGGCAATCCACGTAAAGAAATCCATGTGAAGCAAAGTGGAAAACCTTGTGAGAACGTTGCAAAATCAATGACAAATGTGGAAGAAACAGTAAAGGACACGAAGGAAGTAGCTTTGAAGAAGTGA